The Podospora pseudopauciseta strain CBS 411.78 chromosome 2 map unlocalized CBS411.78m_2, whole genome shotgun sequence genome has a window encoding:
- a CDS encoding uncharacterized protein (EggNog:ENOG503PI2N), with translation MKRRIVEGALALGWAGLADAKALKWGSDNEPRWEPAKETGCDHKDYMMGISPTVTSPPEGTKTDEVILRLQGKRQISVTGTRSSSEEELKGPTCGYVSGLASIPLYCDITQSCHYNALLTHIGCCDTTTSNCPVPTRCLDSTDRSLFTTRNGFTLWCGQTEYPHCLTHIYADLANGPNSYTLMGCGVAAGSDVVYATVLPRTGPSSSTTTETTTTTTTTTSTNTPTNTPPPENPPSTPIGPIVGGVVGGIAALAIVGLAIWFLIRRNRRNRPAPDPQPPVAQVNHTSPPPPSSHLSYSQPPPSSHLSFSNSQHPNNQISEYYPGSGGQGFSPMDPRGSVVKPSFMSTTTAGGESSPGFEGHGTPSPPPPGGYAFQNQQPGQFGQGQFGQGQFGQGQQQFGGQQDQGQFGGQGYNNLNPVTPPQQQFGQQQQQFGGPPVYNPYGQQGAQQGGYVPGRGAELPTERGDGEVRELQ, from the exons ATGAAAAGAAGAATTGTTGAAGGTGCCCTCGCGCTGGGTTGGGCCGGGCTGGCAGATGCCAAAGCTCTCAAATGGGGAAGTGATAATGAACCGCGGTGGGAACCGGCGAAGGAGACCGGGTGTGATCATAAGGATTACATGATGGGGATCTCGCCTACTGTGACCTCGCCGCCAGAAGGGACAAAGACGGATGAGGTTATCTTGAGGTTACAGGGAAAGAGACAGATCAGTGTCACCGGCACCAGAAGCtcgagcgaggaggagctcaaggGACCGACTTGCGGATACGTCAGCGGTTTGGCTT CAATCCCCCTCTACTGCGACATCACCCAATCCTGCCACTACaacgccctcctcacccacaTCGGCTGCTGCGACACCACAACCAGCAACTGCCCGGTGCCCACCCGCTGCCTCGACTCGACAGACCGCTCCCTCTTCACAACCCGAAACGGCTTCACGCTCTGGTGCGGCCAGACGGAATACCCCCACTGCCTCACGCACATCTATGCTGATCTGGCGAACGGTCCGAATTCGTATACCCTCATGGGATGCGGTGTGGCAGCCGGATCAGATGTGGTCTACGCCACGGTCCTCCCTCGAACCggcccttcctcttccaccaccactgaaacaacaaccactaccaccaccaccacctcaaccaatacccccaccaacaccccccctccagaAAACCCCCCTTCGACCCCCATCGGCCCAATAGTCGGCGGGGTAGTAGGCGGAATCGCAGCCCTGGCCATCGTCGGTCTAGCAATCTGGTTTTTGATCAGAAGAAACCGCCGAAACCGACCCGCACCtgacccccaacccccggTGGCACAGGTTAATCATACTAGtccgccccctccatcaaGTCACCTGTCCTattcccaacctccaccatcatcccacctctccttcaGCAACTCCCAGCACCCGAATAACCAGATCTCCGAGTATTATCCCGGCAGTGGGGGGCAGGGATTCAGCCCGATGGATCCGAGGGGGAGTGTCGTCAAGCCGAGCTTTATGAGCACGACCACTGCGGGGGGGGAGAGCAGTCCGGGTTTCGAGGGGCATGGGACGCCTagtccgccgccgccgggggGGTATGCTTTTCAGAATCAACAGCCGGGGCAGTTTGGGCAGGGGCAGTTTGGGCAGGGGCAGTTTGGGCAAGGACAGCAACAGTTTGGGGGACAACAGGATCAGGGGCAGTTTGGTGGGCAGGGGTATAATAACTTGAACCCGGTGACGCCTCCACAGCAGCAGtttgggcagcagcaacagcagttTGGGGGACCGCCGGTTTATAACCCTTATGGACAGCAGGGGGCGCAGCAGGGGGGGTACGTGCCTGGTCGGGGGGCAGAACTGCCTActgagaggggggatggggaggttagGGAGTTGCAGTGA
- the NUT1 gene encoding mediator complex subunit (COG:K; EggNog:ENOG503NYHQ) — protein MEGPATAGSSLTGLPAAVARWEQLITRARLQRLDPDQFGVFSKILLVKHPLPPGLIAELLLRPTADNNVALDPRAPLYLTHLIKQRRVDTASVLKALYKYSTIHTKIHPQPEDQPSKERDASAPRRKKLQRWTSSYSSEAILFWRLAQTVNQGIGIKSGRDVVETSRMLVRWMALFTEAATIFSQDAFGSMHSLNASKLEMERSRESFIMFLNAFSAHPTVPKTFQIPAAKGIRKQLSQSLEAFLPSIMQVNPSIASQLDMFRAQSLATHDSTEKKDPAVSDMNSYMDNVMGLESFQVPEVPIANTRAGLYVYLSAALVGRPMIDDAALFTYLHNRYRGDVQQAAVQLILASFDVLANAVFRNEGAKAGHLLKSFVVNKVPLVLVSLAQSSPLYTFNPEICITEALGQVDTNIFPTFSGMFDMSSNTGSSFQDSVRQDFCFACQLHGLLSQTAIENLLGDITYQTLPDEGRYVKDILVQSCLQDSDRTQKLIGELDNMNGNVGAAAQAVVEVIGSLCRNTETMALKQLCGQLASKPLSLDIMLLFSPAQKILHPLRELIDHWGGYDEEQGEYQPVYEEFGSVLLLLMAFVYRYNLSPADLGVRSPDSFVGKLIGGGHAVRLLSDLSPQEHSHLNGWIQGLFAEGGLGDELMASCPPQDFYLLMPVLFGQISVALSAGFLNEETLKSGLEYLVEVFLLPSLVPAILYLSNQLWAEGPEGQRSIIKILQLLIRPNSISNEASAMFQSVLNIVAKPLEHALRSYQRSDPKSQEVEPLLRAIKENLTVSRRTGGADHAELESWTTTHGNHTPGSHPNATALPGGLAATNRPPQAQHPDGGISAAVRHTVQSLVNWVQQAPLGGNTTPTAYTHRQTLAALKLLGARQLLTVLLDELKTLTESGQGSVAYDVVCSLVCAPDVTNDTSLASSDTPNDGTAGGAGAFAAAPPPPVQRRLTLREVLKHEADDWKRIQKQDPVMAETVVRLYRQVEGQMEMPQTAVAGLLGQQDMVSGLGLWGGLG, from the exons ATGGAAGGCCCCGCGACAGCAGGCTCGAGCTTGACAGGCTTGCCTGCAGCCGTGGCCCGATGGGAACAGCTCATCACCCGCGCCAGACTCCAACGTCTCGATCCCGACCAGTTCGGCGTCTTCTCCAagatcctcctcgtcaagcACCCCCTACCGCCCGGCCTCATCgccgagctcctcctccggcccaCCGCCGACAACAATGTCGCCCTCGACCCGCGAGCGCCTCTCTACCTCACGCACCTTATCAAGCAGAGGCGCGTTGACACCGCTTCCGTCCTCAAAGCCCTCTACAAATACTCAACCATACACACCAAGATACACCCACAACCAGAAGACCAACCGTCCAAGGAACGAGATGCGAGCGCGCCGCGGCGAAAGAAGCTGCAACGATGGACATCGTCATACTCCTCCGAGGCCATTCTCTTTTGGCGCCTGGCGCAAACAGTCAACCAAGGAATTGGGATCAAGAGCGGCAGGGATGTCGTCGAGACATCCAGGATGCTGGTGAGGTGGATGGCCTTGTTCACCGAGGCTGCGACCATCTTTTCGCAGGATGCTTTTGGGAGCATGCACAGTTTGAATGCCAGTaagctggagatggagaggtcgCGTGAATCATTCATCATGTTTTTGAATGCCTTCAGCGCGCACCCAACGGTACCAAAGACGTTTCAGATTCCAGCAGCCAAAG GCATCAGGAAACAGCTTTCGCAAAGTTTGGAGGCTTTTCTGCCCTCGATCATGCAGGTCAATCCCTCGATTGCCAGCCAACTCGACATGTTCCGAGCACAGAGTCTCGCGACGCACGATTCGACCGAAAAGAAGGACCCGGCCGTTTCAGACATGAACAGCTACATGGACAACGTGATGGGCTTGGAAAGCTTTCAGGTCCCCGAAGTTCCCATCGCCAACACCCGAGCTGGGTTATATGTTTACCTGAGCGCTGCA CTCGTTGGGCGCCCCATGATTGATGATGCGGCGCTCTTCACATATCTACACAACAGATATAGGGGTGATGTTCAGCAAGCAGCCGTCCAGTTGATCTTGGCATCATTTGACGTCTTGGCGAACGCCGTCTTTCGCAACGAGGGGGCCAAAGCCGGGCATTTGCTCAAGTCTTTTGTGGTCAACAAGGTGCCACTGGTTTTGGTTTCTCTTGCGCAATCCTCGCCATTATACACGTTCAATCCCGAGATTTGCATTACCGAGGCGTTGGGTCAGGTGGATACAAACATCTTCCCGACCTTTTCGGGCATGTTTGACATGTCCTCCAACACCGGGTCGTCGTTTCAGGACTCGGTACGACAAGACTTTTGCTTTGCCTGCCAGCTTCACGGGTTGTTGTCCCAGACGGCTATAGAGAACCTTTTGGGAGACATTACCTACCAGACGCTGCCGGACGAAGGGCGTTATGTCAAGGATATTCTGGTCCAGTCGTGCCTGCAGGACTCGGACAGGACGCAAAAACTGATTGGGGAGTTGGATAACATGAATGGGAACGTGGGGGCGGCTGCgcaggcggtggtggaggtgattGGCAGTCTCTGTAGAAACACGGAGACGATGGCTTTGAAGCAGTTGTGCGGCCAGTTGGCGAGCAAGCCGCTGTCGTTAGATATTATGCTGCTCTTCAGTCCGGCGCAAAAGATTTTGCACCCGCTGCGGGAGCTGATTGATCATTGGGGGGGGTATGATGAGGAGCAGGGGGAGTACCAGCCGGTGTACGAGGAGTTTGGGtcggtgttgctgctgctgatggcgTTTGTGTATCGGTACAACCTCTCGCCGGCGGACTTGGGGGTGAGGTCGCCGGATTCGTTTGTTGGGAAGCTGATTGGGGGAGGGCATGCTGTGAGGCTGCTTTCGGATCTCAGTCCGCAGGAGCATTCGCACCTCAATGGGTGGATACAGGGCCTGTTtgcggagggggggttgggggatgagTTGATGGCTTCGTGTCCTCCGCAGGATTTCTACTTGCTCATGCCGGTGCTTTTCGGGCAGATTTCGGTGGCCTTGAGCGCGGGGTTCTTGAATGAGGAGACGCTCAAGAGTGGGCTTGAAT ATTTGGTCGAGGTCTTTTTGTTGCCCTCGCTGGTTCCAGCCATTTTATATCTGTCCAACCAGCTCTGGGCGGAGGGCCCAGAAGGGCAGAGGTCCATCATCAAGATTCTCCAGCTGCTCATCCGGCCGAATTCCATCTCCAACGAGGCGTCGGCAATGTTTCAGTCAGTCCTCAACATTGTCGCCAAACCATTGGAGCACGCCCTACGATCATATCAACGCTCGGACCCCAAATCTCAAGAGGTTGAGCCGCTGCTGAGAGCCATCAAGGAGAACCTCACGGTCTCGAGGCGAACGGGCGGGGCTGACCATGCCGAGCTTGAGTCGTGGACGACGACGCATGGTAACCACACGCCTGGGAGTCATCCGAATGCGACTGCATTACCGGGCGGTCTAGCAGCAACAAATCGACCACCACAGGCGCAGCACCCGGATGGGGGGATCTCGGCTGCGGTGAGGCACACTGTTCAGAGCCTGGTGAATTGGGTCCAGCAAGCGCCGCTGGGGGGGAATACCACGCCGACGGCCTACACCCACCGCCAGACGCTTGCTGCGCTCAAGCTGCTCGGGGCAAGGCAGCTTTTGACTGTGCTGCTGGATGAGCTGAAGACGTTGACGGAGTCGGGGCAGGGGAGCGTGGCGTATGATGTGGTTTGTTCGCTTGTCTGCGCGCCGGATGTGACGAACGATACCTCGTTGGCTTCGTCTGACACGCCTAACGATGGGACAGCGGGCGGGGCGGGTGCCTTTGCCGCtgctccaccgccgccggttCAGAGGAGGTTGACGCTGAGGGAGGTGCTCAAGCATGAGGCGGATGACTGGAAAAGGATTCAGAAGCAGGACCCGGTCATGGcggagacggtggtgaggttgtatAGGCAGGTTGAGGGGCAGATGGAGATGCCGCAGACTGCGGTGGCGGGGCTGTTGGGGCAGCAGGATATGGTttcggggttggggttgtgggggggat TGGGTTAG
- a CDS encoding uncharacterized protein (EggNog:ENOG503P98G), whose translation MDPYSMQPSAKRQRANTVDDDAGSDANQHANPQYYQTYQYSQAPAYSQAPQYAHAQPQQAQTQYYQSSQHAQNPQYRQTSQDLTGSGYPQASQYQAGQYAQAAQHSQYPQYMHASQASQTSIYAAQYSQQVHQAQQAQQAHQAHQAHQAQQAHQAQQVQQAQQAQQAQYVQQLRQAHHAQQVHQAQQAQQQAQQAQQAQQQARQAQQVRQAQQAQQAQQVQQAQQAQQAQQAQRAQQAQQAQQASQSPHTSQAAHNSPASGAPTESQTPLTLQALLQERDSHTPQEDSRGPGSHLTLDDVSPMLPRSTETELSKIITSLDLLAAQKFLAVAAQMHPDIGYMIAEYGKTSDQPVPPAPTKEPVKPSVETVVYEQDYDVNDEYDDERDDEDDNQRNAQGASLNFDHLAEEAHYILNVKYDRLNARQQYDRSGDAAEGLERCVVKILKQVKKNPDYGTKLSGVTNLWKIIWYLLTSPGALAHEIKKDSQDWDQQFVKLHKFMSKDDIERLKVQDVDGKRWPEKAKELADEADAYGLFEEIREVLDLLQK comes from the exons ATGGATCCCTATTCAATGCAGCCATCCGCCAAACGGCAGCGTGCCAACACAGTTGATGACGATGCTGGGTCAGACGCCAATCAGCACGCT AACCCTCAATACTACCAAACATATCAATATTCTCAAGCACCGGCCTACTCACAGGCACCTCAGTATGCCCACGCTCAGCCTCAACAGGCTCAAACCCAGTACTACCAGTCTTCCCAACATGCCCAGAACCCACAGTACCGTCAAACCTCACAAGACTTGACAGGGTCTGGGTACCCTCAGGCGTCCCAGTACCAGGCTGGACAGTACGCCCAGGCTGCACAGCATTCCCAGTACCCTCAGTACATGCACGCTTCACAGGCCTCGCAGACTTCTATCTACGCCGCTCAGTATAGTCAACAGGTCCATCAGGCTCAGCAAGCCCAGCAGGCCCATCAGGCCCATCAGGCCCATCAGGCTCAGCAGGCacaccaagctcaacaggTGCAACAGGCACAGCAGGCTCAGCAGGCTCAGTATGTTCAACAGCTTCGGCAAGCTCATCATGCTCAACAGGttcaccaagctcaacaagccCAGCAACAGGCTCAACAAGCCCAGCAAGCTCAGCAACAGGCTCGACAGGCGCAACAGGTCCGACAGGCGCAACAGGCCCAGCAGGCCCAGCAAGTTCAACAGGCCCAGCAGGCCCAGCAGGCCCAGCAAGCCCAGCGGGCTCAACAAGCTCAGCAGGCTCAACAGGCATCCCAATCTCCGCACACTTCACAGGCTGCTCATAATTCACCAGCGTCTGGAGCTCCGACGGAATCGCAGACGCCCCTGACCCTCCAGGCCCTCCTTCAAGAAAGGGACTCACACACCCCTCAAGAAGATTCCCGGGGTCCCGGCAGTCATCTAACTCTGGACGACGTCAGCCCCATGTTGCCTAGGTCCACCGAGACCGAGCTCAGCAAAATAATCACCAgtcttgaccttcttgcgGCCCAAAAGTTTCTTGCTGTTGCGGCCCAAATGCATCCGGATATCGGTTACATGATTGCCGAGTATGGCAAGACGAGTGACCAACCAGTACCGCCGGCCCCAACCAAAGAACCAGTCAAGCCTTCAGTGGAAACCGTAGTCTATGAGCAGGATTATGATGTAAACGACGAGTATGACGACGAACgcgatgacgaagacgacaacCAGCGCAACGCCCAGGGCGCCTCCCTGAACTTTGATCATCTGGCTGAAGAAGCCCACTACATCCTTAACGTCAAGTACGACCGTTTGAACGCACGCCAGCAATATGATCGGTCAGGCGACGCGGCTGAAGGCCTAGAACGATGTGTTGTCAAGATCCTCAAGCAGGTCAAGAAGAATCCCGACTATGGCACCAAGCTCAGCGGGGTGACAAACCTCTGGAAGATAATCTGGTATCTTCTTACTTCGCCAGGCGCGTTGGCTCATGAGATTAAGAAGGACAGCCAGGACTGGGATCAGCAATTCGTGAAGCTTCACAAGTTTATGAGCAAAGACGACATTGAGAGGCTCAAGGTCCAGGACGTGGACGGTAAGAGGTGGCCTGAGAAGGCGAAGGAGTTGGCGGACGAGGCGGATGCTTATGGTCTCTTTGAGGAGATaagggaggtgttggatctGCTGCAGAAGTGA